One Sulfurimonas crateris genomic window carries:
- the hslU gene encoding HslU--HslV peptidase ATPase subunit produces MNLTPKEIVEYLDKYVISQHNAKKTIALALRTRYRRMQLTPELQKDIMPKNILMIGSTGVGKTEISRRLASMMKVPFIKVEASKYTEVGFVGRDVESMIRDLVVASISIVKAEKEEENREKIENYIVNKIVEKLVPPLPSGASDSKKDDYHRLLEATEKRVLSGEMDDKTIEIELEKIHIEFNDTNLPPEMAKVQESFSKVFSQMNREDNKKEVSVKEAKSILRSEASAKLIDSASINAEALRRAQDGGIIFLDEIDKIAISEKSQGRNDPSKEGVQRDLLPIVEGSSVSTKYGVINTDHILFIAAGAFHLCKPSDLIPELQGRFPLRVELESLTEETLYQILTQTKSSLLRQYEALLGTEGVKLIFEDEAIRAIAKLAHRANEMTEDIGARRLHTVLEKVLEDISFNADEHRDKEFMVTEKLVHEKLDVIVENDDLSRYIL; encoded by the coding sequence GTGAACCTAACGCCAAAAGAGATAGTCGAATATCTGGACAAGTATGTCATCTCTCAACACAATGCAAAAAAAACCATTGCACTGGCACTTAGAACCAGATATAGAAGAATGCAGTTAACTCCTGAGCTTCAAAAAGACATTATGCCAAAAAATATCCTTATGATAGGCTCTACCGGAGTAGGTAAAACAGAGATCTCAAGACGCTTGGCAAGTATGATGAAAGTCCCTTTTATAAAGGTTGAAGCCAGCAAATATACAGAAGTCGGCTTTGTGGGGCGTGACGTTGAGTCTATGATAAGAGACCTTGTCGTAGCATCTATCTCAATCGTAAAAGCCGAGAAAGAGGAAGAGAATAGAGAGAAGATAGAGAACTATATTGTAAATAAAATAGTTGAAAAACTGGTTCCCCCTCTTCCATCAGGTGCTAGTGATAGCAAAAAAGATGACTATCACAGGCTGCTTGAAGCTACAGAAAAAAGAGTCCTCTCAGGGGAGATGGACGATAAAACCATAGAGATCGAGCTTGAGAAGATCCATATAGAGTTTAACGACACAAACCTGCCGCCTGAGATGGCTAAAGTTCAAGAGTCCTTCTCAAAAGTATTCTCACAGATGAACAGAGAAGACAATAAAAAAGAGGTGAGCGTAAAAGAGGCTAAATCAATACTTAGAAGCGAAGCAAGCGCAAAGCTTATCGATTCTGCAAGTATCAACGCAGAAGCGCTTAGACGTGCCCAAGACGGCGGGATCATATTTCTTGATGAGATTGACAAAATTGCTATCAGCGAAAAGTCTCAAGGAAGGAATGACCCGAGCAAAGAGGGAGTTCAAAGAGACCTTCTTCCGATAGTAGAGGGAAGCAGCGTAAGTACAAAGTACGGCGTTATAAATACGGACCATATCCTCTTTATTGCAGCTGGTGCATTTCATCTCTGTAAGCCAAGCGATCTTATACCGGAGCTTCAGGGAAGATTTCCTCTGAGAGTGGAACTTGAATCTCTAACTGAAGAGACGCTTTACCAGATACTGACACAGACAAAGAGTTCGCTTCTAAGACAGTATGAAGCACTTCTTGGCACAGAGGGAGTAAAACTTATTTTTGAGGATGAAGCCATAAGAGCGATAGCAAAACTGGCTCACCGTGCAAACGAAATGACCGAAGATATCGGCGCTAGAAGACTCCACACGGTTCTGGAAAAAGTTCTTGAAGATATAAGTTTTAATGCCGACGAGCACAGAGACAAAGAGTTTATGGTTACAGAAAAGTTAGTGCATGAAAAATTAGATGTCATAGTTGAAAATGATGACCTCTCCAGATATATCTTATAG
- a CDS encoding ferredoxin-thioredoxin reductase catalytic domain-containing protein, with product MSIIKIDMNSPEFQAEMEKTIKFTDKVNQQFGWVYNPQAEVNEGVQMGLARNKMMYGKRFCPCFMVEVVDDKPRSVEDRICPCKPAIEKEIPEDGLCHCGIYCTPEYAAKKAAEMGMEEAVHTHSRGLTKAEAQTLLEQRELDGDEVTSLIEARELGMVDFKLVDVREHMEWQMGHIKGADKLVPTSSFFAALEDAKLNKDENIILYCHVGSRSAHCARILNDMGYKKIGNLTYGIVSYGGEIER from the coding sequence ATGAGTATTATCAAAATAGACATGAACTCTCCTGAGTTTCAAGCTGAAATGGAAAAAACCATCAAGTTCACCGATAAGGTAAATCAGCAGTTCGGTTGGGTCTACAATCCTCAGGCAGAAGTAAACGAAGGCGTACAGATGGGTCTTGCAAGAAACAAGATGATGTACGGCAAACGTTTCTGCCCATGCTTTATGGTCGAAGTCGTAGATGATAAGCCAAGAAGCGTAGAGGATAGAATCTGCCCTTGTAAACCTGCGATCGAAAAAGAGATCCCAGAAGATGGTCTCTGTCACTGCGGTATCTACTGTACACCGGAATATGCTGCAAAAAAAGCGGCAGAGATGGGCATGGAAGAGGCAGTTCATACACACTCTCGCGGTCTGACAAAAGCAGAAGCGCAAACTCTCTTAGAGCAGAGAGAGCTTGACGGGGATGAAGTAACTTCTCTTATAGAAGCAAGAGAGCTTGGAATGGTAGATTTTAAACTCGTGGATGTGCGTGAACACATGGAGTGGCAGATGGGTCACATTAAAGGTGCAGACAAACTTGTTCCTACAAGCAGTTTTTTTGCAGCTCTTGAAGATGCAAAACTTAACAAAGATGAAAACATTATTTTATACTGCCACGTCGGAAGCAGAAGTGCACACTGTGCAAGGATCTTAAACGATATGGGATATAAAAAAATAGGAAATCTGACTTATGGGATCGTCTCTTACGGCGGCGAAATAGAGAGATAG
- a CDS encoding sensor histidine kinase: protein MYSGERRSIIYVLGLYLSSTLLLIVTLFTSYYFYEQDQLMHNEKEILKGYAANVEEKLSWLHEENGEKLQYPRFESFKSAIYDIDKNLIFSTLDEDIKNLGDNFFTKNSKSYLISPLSPYYMGAAYIVVQKGTKDINILSDLIYIAIVVVLITIITSFFLVNLVLKPIRENIKLLDNFIKDTTHELNTPITAILTNIETIDYSNCDEKTSRKLERIKIASMSISNLYEDLVHLLLNHKASLQNADLNLSQIVLQRVEYFANMANMKRIEFILDIKDNVHFTADKQKMERLIDNILSNAIKYTNKSTKIRITLDETHLSIEDEGKGMSKEELEKIFTRYLRFDKSQGGFGIGYSIIKSITEEYCMKIDIESKPKIGTKVTLRW, encoded by the coding sequence ACGAACAAGACCAGCTAATGCATAACGAAAAAGAGATTTTAAAGGGTTACGCCGCCAACGTAGAAGAGAAGCTCTCTTGGTTGCATGAAGAAAACGGCGAAAAACTGCAATATCCAAGATTTGAGAGTTTTAAAAGCGCCATTTATGACATAGATAAAAATCTTATCTTTAGCACTCTTGATGAAGATATAAAAAACTTAGGCGATAATTTTTTTACAAAAAATTCAAAATCCTACCTCATCTCGCCTCTCTCCCCTTACTACATGGGTGCCGCATATATTGTCGTGCAAAAAGGGACGAAAGATATAAATATACTTAGCGATCTGATCTATATTGCGATTGTCGTTGTTTTAATTACAATTATTACCTCCTTTTTTCTAGTAAATCTTGTTTTAAAACCCATAAGAGAGAATATAAAACTTCTAGATAACTTCATAAAAGATACCACTCATGAGCTAAACACTCCAATCACTGCGATACTGACAAATATAGAGACAATTGACTACTCAAACTGCGACGAAAAAACATCAAGAAAACTTGAACGCATAAAGATCGCTTCTATGAGCATCTCCAACCTATATGAGGATTTGGTCCATCTGCTTTTAAATCACAAAGCATCGCTTCAAAATGCAGATCTGAATCTCTCCCAAATAGTTCTTCAAAGAGTAGAATACTTTGCAAATATGGCAAATATGAAAAGGATAGAGTTCATCTTGGATATAAAAGATAATGTCCATTTCACGGCTGATAAACAAAAGATGGAGCGTCTAATAGATAACATCCTCTCAAATGCGATTAAATATACAAATAAGTCAACCAAAATAAGAATCACTCTGGATGAGACACACTTAAGCATAGAAGATGAGGGTAAAGGGATGAGCAAAGAGGAGCTGGAGAAAATCTTTACAAGATACCTGAGGTTCGATAAATCCCAAGGGGGATTTGGAATCGGTTACAGCATCATAAAATCCATAACAGAGGAGTACTGTATGAAGATAGATATTGAATCAAAACCAAAAATAGGGACAAAGGTGACTCTTAGATGGTAA
- a CDS encoding MFS transporter gives MNQYIQLLKSETVLRRLSFIQLIAYFGAWFSNVAIYTLLLHMKVSPEVVAFTAMLHFLSGIIQAPFSGSIIDNMKPKKLMLILIAVEIFATFFLIFVNELSDLWLLYTLVFIKMAAASFYFTTEMSLLPKLLGGEKLQKANELHSIIWSLSYTFGMAISGFVVFLLGVKIAFILDAMMFVVAFSLLYRVEIEVEFIKSKESLKEMMRDSFRYFKRNPHAIHLMLMHSFVGLTAFDALVALMVDKYYASIIATSLALGLLHASRAVGLVIGPVILGNWVNNKRLVNIFIFQAFAIWLWAYLMEDFYMSLFASVIVGLFTTTLWSYTYTLLQKNIEKKYYGRIVAYNDMLFLTSATITSFMIGFLATKGFSLEFITFLIGFGFIVGAVYFRWVLSTQNIKEVG, from the coding sequence ATGAATCAATATATCCAACTACTAAAATCAGAAACTGTTCTTAGAAGGCTCTCTTTTATACAGCTAATCGCATATTTTGGGGCATGGTTTAGCAATGTGGCAATTTATACGCTTCTACTGCATATGAAAGTCTCCCCTGAAGTAGTAGCATTTACGGCAATGCTGCATTTTCTCTCAGGGATCATACAAGCACCGTTTTCAGGCTCTATAATAGATAATATGAAACCAAAAAAACTTATGCTGATATTAATCGCAGTTGAGATTTTTGCTACGTTTTTTTTAATTTTTGTAAATGAACTCTCTGATCTGTGGCTTCTTTATACTCTTGTCTTTATTAAGATGGCGGCAGCTAGTTTTTACTTCACAACAGAGATGTCGCTTTTGCCAAAACTTTTGGGAGGAGAGAAGCTTCAAAAGGCAAACGAGCTTCACTCCATAATCTGGTCGCTCTCTTACACTTTTGGCATGGCTATTAGCGGTTTTGTCGTTTTTTTACTTGGAGTAAAGATAGCCTTTATTCTTGATGCCATGATGTTTGTCGTTGCTTTTTCGCTGCTTTACAGGGTTGAGATTGAAGTGGAGTTTATAAAGAGCAAAGAGAGTCTAAAAGAGATGATGCGAGATAGTTTCAGATACTTTAAGAGAAACCCGCACGCCATTCATCTGATGCTGATGCACTCATTTGTTGGATTAACAGCATTTGACGCGCTTGTGGCACTTATGGTAGATAAATACTACGCCTCCATTATCGCAACATCTTTGGCACTTGGGCTTCTGCACGCTTCAAGAGCGGTAGGTCTTGTTATTGGGCCTGTCATTCTTGGAAACTGGGTTAACAATAAAAGGTTGGTAAATATTTTTATCTTTCAGGCATTTGCAATCTGGCTCTGGGCATATTTGATGGAGGATTTTTATATGTCGCTCTTTGCAAGCGTAATCGTGGGGCTCTTTACTACGACTCTGTGGTCTTATACCTATACTTTACTACAAAAGAACATAGAGAAGAAATATTACGGGCGAATCGTCGCATATAACGATATGCTGTTTCTGACATCTGCGACAATCACATCTTTTATGATAGGTTTTTTGGCAACAAAAGGCTTCTCTTTGGAGTTTATAACATTTCTTATAGGCTTTGGATTTATTGTAGGCGCAGTTTACTTCAGATGGGTTCTTAGTACTCAAAATATTAAAGAGGTAGGATAG
- the rplI gene encoding 50S ribosomal protein L9, translating to MKVLLIKEVKSLGKAGEVKEVKDGYGQNFLIKKGFAKHATPEILAQHAEDERIAAENLAKEIAELKDLAKKLDKLEIIITKKLGQNGHLFGSITKDEVAHALQEQHNIEIDKKHITDKVAIKTVGEHDLDLKLGHAIHATLHVDVQGE from the coding sequence ATGAAAGTTCTACTAATAAAAGAGGTAAAAAGCTTAGGCAAAGCAGGCGAAGTAAAAGAGGTAAAAGATGGCTACGGTCAAAACTTTTTAATCAAAAAAGGGTTCGCAAAACATGCCACACCGGAGATATTGGCTCAACATGCAGAAGATGAGAGAATAGCTGCTGAGAATCTTGCAAAAGAGATCGCAGAGCTAAAAGATCTTGCAAAGAAACTTGACAAGCTGGAGATTATCATAACCAAGAAGCTTGGACAAAACGGTCATCTGTTCGGCTCTATTACAAAAGATGAAGTAGCGCATGCCCTTCAAGAACAGCACAATATTGAGATAGATAAAAAACATATTACCGATAAAGTTGCGATCAAAACAGTCGGTGAGCACGACCTAGACCTTAAGCTGGGTCACGCCATCCATGCAACGCTGCATGTGGATGTTCAAGGCGAATAA
- the hslV gene encoding ATP-dependent protease subunit HslV yields the protein MFDATTILAYKGKNKAVIGGDGQVTFGNSVLKGNATKIRTLHNGKILAGFAGSTADAFNLFDMFEDFLEAKKGDILKSVIEFSKAWRKDKVLRRLEAMMIVLNNEHIFILTGNGDVVEPEDGEIASIGSGGNFAISAARALKKHADMDEEALVRESLSIAADLCIYTNHNIKTLILEGEAK from the coding sequence ATGTTTGATGCCACAACCATACTTGCGTACAAGGGCAAGAACAAAGCGGTAATCGGAGGTGACGGTCAAGTCACTTTCGGCAACAGCGTCCTAAAAGGAAATGCGACAAAGATCCGCACGCTTCACAACGGAAAGATCTTAGCAGGTTTTGCGGGTAGTACGGCTGATGCTTTTAACCTCTTTGATATGTTTGAAGATTTCTTAGAGGCAAAAAAAGGCGATATTTTAAAATCGGTCATAGAGTTTTCAAAAGCGTGGAGAAAAGATAAAGTTCTTCGTCGTCTTGAAGCGATGATGATAGTTCTAAACAATGAGCATATTTTCATACTTACAGGCAATGGAGATGTTGTTGAGCCTGAAGATGGCGAGATAGCTTCTATCGGTAGCGGCGGAAACTTCGCTATTTCAGCGGCAAGAGCTTTAAAAAAACATGCAGATATGGATGAAGAGGCACTTGTGCGTGAGAGTCTGAGCATAGCTGCCGATCTGTGTATATACACCAACCACAACATAAAAACTCTTATATTAGAGGGAGAAGCTAAGTGA
- a CDS encoding flagellar protein FlaG — protein sequence MDGIANVAKQQQSQMGQQESQGVVTSQTRQVEQPKQVDIVKEMQKDNVDSSKKIDSKEQMQDLVDQLNKALAPMTTNIKFGVDQQDVFYVSVIESETSKMIRRFPAEEAVGFLPKMKEVSGILFDSKG from the coding sequence ATGGATGGCATAGCAAATGTTGCAAAACAGCAGCAGTCTCAAATGGGTCAGCAAGAAAGTCAGGGCGTTGTAACATCTCAGACAAGGCAAGTTGAACAGCCTAAGCAGGTCGATATTGTTAAAGAGATGCAAAAAGACAATGTTGATAGTTCTAAAAAAATTGACTCTAAGGAGCAAATGCAGGATTTGGTTGATCAACTAAACAAAGCGCTCGCTCCTATGACTACAAATATAAAATTCGGTGTTGACCAACAAGATGTTTTTTACGTATCCGTTATTGAGTCTGAAACAAGTAAAATGATAAGAAGATTCCCTGCCGAAGAAGCAGTGGGCTTTCTTCCAAAAATGAAAGAAGTATCGGGGATTCTTTTTGACTCAAAAGGGTGA
- a CDS encoding argininosuccinate synthase, with protein sequence MKKEVKKVVLAYSGGLDTSVILKWLQEEYNAEVITFTADLGQGEEVEPARQKALDNGIKPENIFILDVREEFVKDYVFPMFRANTIYEGEYLLGTSIARPLIAKKQIEIANKMGADAVSHGATGKGNDQVRFELGYLSLKPDITVIAPWREWDLNSREKLLSYARKHGIKIDAKHLDKEGKPTVSPYSMDANLLHISYEGLHLENPMNEPEESMWLWSKSPENAPDEKEYITIGYKNGDPISVNGEEMSPATLLKTLNEYGNKHGIGRVDIVENRFVGMKARGCYETPGGTIMLKAHRAIESITLDREEAHLKDELMPRYAKLIYNGFWFTPEREMLQAAIDATQKYVQGTVKLKLYKGNVEVVGRESDMSLYSEAHSTFEEDEVYNQKDAEGFIRLNALRRIIAGKARNK encoded by the coding sequence ATGAAAAAAGAAGTTAAAAAAGTTGTTCTAGCGTATTCCGGCGGACTTGATACCAGTGTTATTTTAAAGTGGCTGCAAGAAGAGTATAACGCAGAAGTAATTACTTTTACTGCCGATCTAGGTCAAGGCGAAGAGGTCGAACCTGCACGTCAAAAAGCACTTGACAATGGGATCAAACCTGAAAACATTTTTATACTTGACGTACGAGAAGAGTTTGTAAAAGATTATGTATTCCCTATGTTTAGAGCCAATACAATATATGAGGGCGAGTATCTTTTAGGAACTTCTATAGCAAGACCGCTAATAGCTAAAAAGCAGATAGAGATAGCAAATAAGATGGGTGCAGATGCAGTCTCTCACGGAGCAACAGGCAAAGGAAACGATCAAGTTAGATTTGAGCTTGGATACCTAAGTTTAAAACCTGATATTACTGTGATCGCACCTTGGAGAGAGTGGGATCTTAATTCCAGAGAAAAACTGCTCTCTTATGCCAGAAAACATGGAATAAAAATCGATGCCAAGCATCTAGATAAAGAGGGCAAACCTACTGTAAGCCCATACTCAATGGACGCAAACCTGCTTCATATATCGTATGAAGGGCTTCATCTTGAAAATCCTATGAATGAACCGGAAGAGTCTATGTGGTTATGGAGCAAGTCACCGGAAAATGCTCCTGATGAAAAAGAGTATATTACTATCGGCTACAAAAACGGTGATCCTATCTCTGTTAACGGAGAAGAGATGTCGCCTGCAACGCTTCTTAAAACGCTTAATGAGTATGGAAACAAGCACGGCATAGGAAGAGTTGATATAGTTGAAAACAGATTTGTCGGAATGAAGGCTCGTGGATGCTATGAAACTCCGGGCGGAACTATCATGCTAAAAGCTCACCGTGCTATCGAGTCTATCACGCTTGACCGTGAAGAAGCTCACCTAAAAGACGAGTTGATGCCTCGCTACGCAAAACTTATCTATAACGGTTTCTGGTTTACACCTGAGCGCGAAATGCTTCAAGCTGCAATTGACGCAACACAGAAGTATGTTCAGGGAACTGTGAAATTAAAACTTTACAAAGGCAACGTAGAAGTGGTAGGCAGAGAATCTGATATGTCTTTATATTCGGAAGCGCACTCAACATTTGAAGAAGATGAAGTCTATAATCAAAAAGATGCAGAGGGCTTCATTCGCCTAAATGCGCTTAGAAGAATTATTGCCGGTAAAGCAAGAAATAAATAA